In Mytilus edulis chromosome 3, xbMytEdul2.2, whole genome shotgun sequence, the genomic window tcaaattaatttcgggatttattttctttcttggtattcaataacagaaaaaagaataaattacttgtccgctaaataggggtattcttgtcagataaaagacttttagttatatttaaaaaatagggaaatatgacattaaattggttctgtcttttttttaaacatcgttaaaacactgagatgtgtgtctaaggtgaacgccacaagaaccctgtaatactagtacgagagtatagcatgtaaacattccttctcaataatatggttgtattggaaatcttttcatacagattgacaactcattgtccgatatgcatgtaatatttgccacatgacgcccatagttctttctaccatcatcatcttattctttgatattgctgtaaacatcgatggttcacacccaaacaaaatgggagtaatggaccttcagagcttctccgtgttatacacttgtgaaatatatctgagacgaaatttctgtattgaaatgaatttacatctcacaaacaggattttcaaataacgattttgagtaatcaccttacaaaccaatataaacgtatggcaagatataaccatgaagggatttagtttttgtcagacgcaagaactcatcactatatcataaacatagacgtatatatatgcatacagtttcaaatatcaagaacaagcggtcgatgtcgatagtccgttttctaactgttcagagttagacatgtcacttgttcattcttggaagccttcatattccccgtctaacgatggggactctttctgattgtgttgactataaatgcttgtatggtaattctgtcgtttatctgtacaagcggttgcatttcctctcctttcccaacaaacaaacgaacgaaacgctactagtctgctttctctggagctcatcctcaatggctcttatacgtcaggaaacttacatgtatactaataatgattgtttcaagaacaacgatgtatggacgaactattctaaattcgtcaatatcagttatgcatgactaaaatataacttttattacaactactgtattacttatttggattaatgacggctatcatgttcaacattgcacaaatattatcatagaatttaaaaaaaacaacctcaaaaatcctcaaaagaaataatgccttagcttagataattggtattcttttcacaaaaagttcgtgtaaatgattgtcaaatgaatttaattatgtaagaataaaatgttaaaaagaaactaaaaaaaatcatgcatgttgtatgttgtatttttttgtcaattaaaaactttaaaattgcaatagttttattagcatttaaacacagccagatttgaatacaagttaagaaattccggtaaagtcaatgatatcaaacagatgtacaatggtatatcaaattgggtaatattgcatttagtttttattaaagattaaaactactattgtttgcttcatatttgaatctttacgccaattgccgctaagaaagtaatcaaaaattgtttccttttattttatacactttcggaattacgaatctgaattttattttcaattaatttacacaatttaattattgtatctttattctcatcgtgtattaaatcttagtgtattaacatcgtgacagcatactctttctaatcctttctgtttatcatttccaaataacaacatttatacctgtgtacgcttgaactcacacctgcggctaaatagctacaaggtaaacgaattgacctcaagccgagaaatatacagtgacctttacaaaataatatacacactctgctcacacattagttgcattgaaatgattatcaaaacaataacggtaaatagaactgaaatattttcagttcaatatcagtaaaaatgttcaataaatattttatgaaaaaattctcaactataattaattaaatttattcaaaaacatttactagagataattttataggagtttaattcaatcaatacaaaacggtatatgcatattcattttcgttcattcttatattgtggttaataactacgaccattcgtcagctgtgcgcttttaattacgtatattgtcgataagctataagagttaaacagattttatttttccccagaattcaataaatcgggctaatacgtcacgacccactcgagaattcaaccaaaaaagttgcaaatacttgattttctccgttattagaaggaatataaatttaaaactttgcaaatgtgttttttatgttaagatgaacataattagatgataagtaaaaaatcgcggaatttccctttaagtcTTTAATAAACAAGTacttacacaaaaataaaaataaaatatatgcctgctttgtagatttaaaaaaggcTTTTGATTCTGTCTGGAGAAAAGCTTTACTTTATAAACTGTATAAGGCAGGagcagggaaaaaaatatttaatattattaaagGACAGTATGAGGAAACAAAATCTGCCTTCAAGCATTAAGAGTGGCATTCAGAATATTTTGAAATCACACAAGGGGTTAAACAAGGGGATTCATTGAGTCctactttatttaatttatttattaatgatttagaTGCAgagttttcaaatgaaaatagctGTCCATTAGAACTAATTGATACTAAAGTAGGATCTTTACAATTTGCTGATGACCTTTTAATATTATCTGAAAGTAAAGAAGGCCTACAAAATAGTCTGAACAACTTAGAAAAGTATTGTGAAAAATGGCAATtaactttaaatattaataaaactaaaacaatgattctgcagcaaaataataaaaaagtggaaacatctttatcaaaatataaatatgaaagtttGTCAAATGTCTCTGAGTATTCATTTCTCGGAATTCTTGTGAAATCAAATGGAAACTTATTGCATAGCTCTGAAGAGCTTGTAAATAAAGCAAGGAAAGTGATGTTTGCCATTAAAACTTATACTGGTTCCTTAAATAATCTGCCAGTTAAAGTAGCTTGCAGTCTTTTTGATTCTATAGTTAAACCACTTATAATTCAGAAATAACTTATATGGATACTTATGTTACAAAATTTAGAGCAGAAAAACTTGCAAATATTTCCAAAACAAATATAGACCcccttaattttactgataaatcaaGTTTAGAAAAATTACATTTGTCTTTCTGTAAATATATCCTCGGAACAAGAAAATCTTCATCAAACATAGCTGTGAGAACAGAGCTAGGGAGATACCCACTAGAGATGCATATAAAAACTCAAAGTATACTTTACTTATCAAGATTactaaattctgaaattaatccATTATTATACGAATCCTTTTTACTTTCTAAAAGTTTAGATAATTCAGGTTGCTATACCTGGTTTacatatgttaaaaatattttgaaagaggtAAACATGGACGCATCCATTCTTGagggaaacaaaagaaaaaattactcaaagttgttaaaaaaaaccttaaaacatcaattcttaaatttctacacaaatatatttgaacaaaaatttgaaaaaatagataaaaaaagtaaattgtatttatataaaagtttaaagcaaaatttagaaatggaaaactacttaaactgtaaatcttttgaaaagagaagtaacataacaaaaatgagaattagCGATGATCATcataatttaatgatagaaaaaggaagacatttaaaaatacctagagaaaaaagactatgcacatcctgtaatacaatggaggatgaagcccattttattttatactgcaaaaaaattgctaaactaagagataactttataggaaatttaattaaacatatgccagattttatgtcctggcaagaaaatgaaaaaattaaataaaattatcttctttgtccatcaacctcaaaagaagtagaaagcttagggtcctattttaaacaggcattagaactgaggacaggggactcttgatttatttatatatcatatagatagattgttttgcttttttgcttttttttgttttcatggttttgtttgttaaatgtattttgtgtatgtttatattatttgtcacaaacttattgttcagagtttatatgacaataaatatttgaaattgaaattgaaattatcttTTTCGTCATATTGTGTTTAATCAgctcatgtacatgtacatgtattaggtTTCCACTTTAAAATATTTGGCGTCGTGCATCACTGTAGAAACAGTAAGAAAAGAATATACTAGTATTCAACTGAGCGTAAAATCTGTCCATCATGAGATTTGAAATACTgaggcgaaaaataccaaagggacattaaaaTTCATAAGTGAAAAAACTGGCATGAAAAAGAAAGACTTTCAGACAGACTTATAATTGctcaaaataaaatttcaaaatataattttagcTTTATAGTAActtaacacatgacatgggtaaaatctctttgttcttactgtgctataatctgaataatgcacagctaaggtgtgcattaactacctcagatatactgcacagttcaaatctatttttacctttaggggcgtTTCCTGGAGTCTGAAAGGGGTGTGACATGTattctataaaattaaaaaatatcaacgattgtagcgagactaaaaacGTTTCGTTCTCCAATTCAAGGAcgaacagcccccccccccccccccccccaaaaaaaaacaacaacaaaaaaacaaaacaaaaacaaaacaaaacaaaacaaaacacacacacaaaaaaaaaaataacgaatcCGCCATCTGACttgaagttacaaaaaagttgataaatTACACACTTTGTACAAACAGtagtttcaaaataagaaaaacatgatGGATTGATTGTTGATGCTTTAACGTCACGTTTTAGCGCCACATTTCAGCTATTTCGTGGCgcccagtttttattggtagacggagccggagtgcccggagaaaaccacacacatttgataggaaaactgacagtcCTAATCAATTAATATTGGAGTCGAAAACCCCAGCACGGGCGGAGTTTGCCCTCAAACCCTCAGTGTTGACTGTCTAGTGATTACTGTAGACGAACTACTGAGTTGGCAAACTAGGCCTCTGatgaaaaaagaaaggtttctccttccttttttattatctaaactgggacatgaaatattttattttattttgtgtacacAGTGAGTGTAAATCTTCACTCAGTGTTTCGAAGACAGAACAGATAATAACgattttttgtagtttctgccaaaaaagaaatcATGTACTTAAgaatattcaaataattgaaatCTGATTTGAATAAGTTTTAGACTCAATGAATTTCAttacgatttttggcatatttattcCTATAAAGGGACTATTTGGGTATCGAAATAAATTTGGGGTCGGGGAGGGGAGGGGGTTAAAGATTGGATAGCAAATCtttgtttctgtttatttaacattttaaatttatgtactAAAATCTTCCTCGTTTCATTTTTCTCTAGGCATATCATTAAGGAAAGAAAAGCAATTAATCTTTACTCCATAACACCGATTTGAAAGTACAATATGTCAAAGTATTAATCGTCACTGATTGCAAGAACAAAAAAATacgaataaatttaacagaaacgatagaaaaaaattacaattaaatcgcaaataatgtaaaaattgaggAAGAAgcctaactttaaaaaaaaaataataatttaaaacttaccaaccTCTTACTACATAAAGGCTCATTTCCCCCTTTCTTTACTCTACAAGACATTTTATTCAGGAGCCGTGGATTGCGGAACATTGCTTGCATATtgctaaaacgttcacgtaaattgatggcgtcatgtgttaaaacagttattggccaatcaaatcggtatattggatttaatctgcacgctcgtgtgaccctttaacccgaactcctacgtcgttcgggttaatcaGGGTCACCcaagctgtgcagattaaatccaatatacagacttgcttggtcaataactataacatattttgctcaaaatgaaattaaaagtgcatttattttcattatcatgACACCTAAGTAGGTACAATGTTAGTTACCTGCAAGAGGAGGTCCAAAAAGTGTCCCTAGCCCACAATAAAGCATTATATATCCAATGGCATGAGCAAATCTCTCTCTTCCGATGATGCAGATCACTATAGTGTTCAATACAATCCAACAACAACCGGAATAACAGCCAAGAATACTTGCATATATTACTTTAGCGTAGAACTCATAACGAAAGAAGGGGAAAATTATGGTACCAATGCCTAAAATCCCGAAGGTTCCGAAAAGCGTAATAGTTTCATCAATATCGTGACTATTGTTCGCCATGCCAAACAGTAACTTGCCTATAGCACTCCATATACCTGCCAGTGACATGAATAGAGATATTTCTGTTTTTGTTGAATTCGTCTGCAAACAGTATTTTGGAAAATGTAAATACAGAAGGAAGACGCTTATATCCGCTAAAAAAAGACATGAGCATATACACGACAGTGGTAAATTTCTCATAATGGATATATACGGCCTACAAGAATCATGAGATCTTTGTTTTTGAAGAGGTTTGtgttcttttgatcttttttctaTTTCTGATTCCCAGAAAGTTGAAGCACATACACAATACTGTAAAGAGAGACCTCCAAGAAGGATGAAATAGCCTGTTCTACCATAGGTCTCATAAATAAACTGGAAAATAGGAGTCAGCAGAAACGGACCTATGCCTGATCCTGATATAGCAAATCCACATGCTAGGTTTCGCTTTCGTTCAAAGTTGAATCCGAGAACAATGAGTCCAGAGTTATAACATATTCCTAGACCAGTCCCTTTAAAGAGATAAAAACATGGATTATGTAATATGTAAGCACTATCTAAAAAAAGGTATCCAAGATATCAGGCTTATCgcgtgtttttctatgttgtgatgttatactattgtttcagaaaaagggagaaggtttggtaccatttaaacgtttaatcccactgcaaatgtttgcacctgtcttaagtcaggaatctgatgtacagtacttgtcgtttgtttatgtaatttatacgtgtttctcgtttctcgttttattgtatatagattagaccgttggttttcccgtttgaatggttttacacgagcaattttggggccctttatagcttgtttttcggtgtgagccaagactccgtgttgaaggccgtacattaacctataatggtttacttttataaattgttatttggatggagagttgtctcattggcactcataccagggatggggtaattgaaaatgtaatggtaattaagtgtaatgcattacaattttcttgtaattgaatgtaatgtgtaattgagcatttttttaattacatgtaatggtaatttaattaattacattgaaaaaagcatgtaatgctcaattacttttgaattacatttcaattacatgtacttttatgaggttaaagataaggatttgtgtttaataatataaattgtaaaattatacttgtttttcaaatattgatatcacatacttttttaatatatgaagaCTAATTTATActgaaatttttatattattcatttgacctacagattttttttttaataattatttgttaattataatttaaataaatgtgaGGATCATTATATTATCGTGTTCAGTTTTTAAGGAAGATCttttaactaaatagattgataagtaattaatcaccttgaaaacaaaaaaatgtgaaaaatctttcttagacagttcatttagaatttcAAATCACTGCccacaatcattttgtcaaattagtatacacaaaaggattatagaaataaaaattaacagctataaaatcaaacagtaattaatcagattaaaatgtccaggggcaatgccactattacatgtattttatctaatgagcaaaatattgctaatatttagacattatacattgtttgtacaaaaatttattttcaatattgtgacactttttgatatttttaaagtaaaaaaatatatttttgatataattataataactttatgtatatcatgtttatttaaatgACTGCATTTCTAAGATGTCAAAACACCCTTAGATGTATTGGCAAGTTAAATAGGAACCAATTCCCTCTCCTTTCAATATGATGATCTTCTGATCATGGAACTTCAATgttctgatcaagcaatatctgTCACAGTAGCTCCTGTCGAAAGACTATTTAGAATTGCTGTCAAAGTGTTCAGACCAGAGAGATTCAGACTAAAAGACAAAGCATTAAAATAactaatgattatcaaatgcaacccttaaactatgcttacatgaatattttacacatgcattatatatatatacatacatgtataatattgttaaaaaatatcatgatgaaatgtaatgtgtaatttaattaattactttagtgaagtaattgtaatttaattaattacatttcaaaaacagtGTAGT contains:
- the LOC139515826 gene encoding monocarboxylate transporter 12-like, which gives rise to MTKPDRGWAWVVATSSFFAHCISGYFMWASGMVHIVLLDAFDDSLLKTSWVSALFLSLISLAGPLTGVLINRFNCRLSMMVGSLMLTTGLVTTAFVPNINWTFLTFGLLSGTGLGICYNSGLIVLGFNFERKRNLACGFAISGSGIGPFLLTPIFQFIYETYGRTGYFILLGGLSLQYCVCASTFWESEIEKRSKEHKPLQKQRSHDSCRPYISIMRNLPLSCICSCLFLADISVFLLYLHFPKYCLQTNSTKTEISLFMSLAGIWSAIGKLLFGMANNSHDIDETITLFGTFGILGIGTIIFPFFRYEFYAKVIYASILGCYSGCCWIVLNTIVICIIGRERFAHAIGYIMLYCGLGTLFGPPLAGFIVDFGGTYGDSFTAAGVLLLCGAFIGLLSSMCQNKDHDNKDIYLDFEIDIELTEKEQMLNKK